One Onychostoma macrolepis isolate SWU-2019 chromosome 10, ASM1243209v1, whole genome shotgun sequence genomic region harbors:
- the kctd9b gene encoding BTB/POZ domain-containing protein KCTD9b: MRRVTLFVNGTSYNGKVVAVYGTLADLLSVASTKFGIKAANIYNGKGGLIDDIALIRDDDVLYISEGDSFVDPPNNLESPHEFHSWAHTDWITLNVGGRRFTTTRSTLVKEPESMLAHMFRDKDVWGNKQDEQGAYLIDRSPDYFEPILNYLRHGQLIINDGINLLGVLEEARFFGIERLAEQLEGVIKNSQPPEDHSPISRKEFVRFLLATPTKSELRCQGLNFSGADLSRLDLRYINFKMANLSRCNLTHANLCGTNLERADLSNANLDGANLQGVKMLCTNAEGASLKGCNFEDPAGLKANLEGANLKGVDMEGSQMTGINLRVATLKNAKLKNCNLRGATLAGTDLENCDLSGCDLQEANLRGSNVKGAIFEEMLTPLHMSQSVR, from the exons GTGGTGGCAGTTTATGGAACTCTAGCTGATCTACTGTCAGTTGCAAGCACAAAATTTGGAATAAAAGCTGCCAACATATACAATGGGAAAGGAGGTCTTATTGATGATATAGCCCTCATCAG AGATGATGATGTCTTGTATATATCGGAAGGAGATTCTTTTGTTG ATCCACCAAATAACCTAGAGAGTCCTCATGAGTTTCATTCCTGGGCACACACCGATTGGATCACCCTCAATGTGGGAGGCCGACGGTTCACAACCACACG GAGCACTTTGGTCAAAGAACCGGAGAGCATGTTGGCTCACATGTTCAGAGACAAGG ATGTTTGGGGAAACAAACAGGACGAGCAAGGGGCGTATCTCATTGATCGGAGTCCAGATTACTTTGAGCCCATATTAAATTACCTGAGACATGGACAGCTCATTATCAATGATGGCATCAATCTGCTGG GCGTGCTTGAAGAAGCTCGTTTCTTTGGAATCGAACGTCTCGCTGAGCAGCTTGAAGGTGTtattaag AATTCCCAGCCTCCCGAAGATCACTCACCCATCTCCCGCAAGGAGTTTGTGCGTTTTCTGCTTGCCACTCCGACTAAATCAGAACTTAGATGTCAG GGCTTGAATTTCAGTGGGGCGGATCTCTCTCGTCTTGATCTGCGTTACATCAACTTCAAGATGGCCAACCTCAGCCGCTGTAACCTCACACACGCCAACCTCTGTGGTACCAACCTGGAGAGAGCAGACCTCTCCAATGCCAATCTAGAT GGTGCCAATTTACAGGGCGTGAAAATGCTTTGCACCAATGCAGAAGGGGCGTCTCTCAAAGGCTGTAATTTTGAAGATCCCGCAGGACTCAAAGCAAATCTAGAGG GAGCCAATCTAAAGGGGGTGGATATGGAGGGCAGTCAGATGACGGGTATAAACCTCCGCGTGGCCACGCTGAAGAACGCCAAACTCAAGAACTGTAACTTGCGGGGGGCCACTCTGGCAGGAACCGATCTGGAG AACTGTGATCTGTCCGGCTGTGACCTTCAGGAGGCGAACCTGCGGGGCTCTAACGTGAAGGGGGCCATTTTTGAGGAGATGCTGACGCCGCTGCACATGTCACAGAGTGTCAGATAG